One window from the genome of Pseudomonadota bacterium encodes:
- a CDS encoding glycosyltransferase, whose product MQNQQGSDRQKPPPYKDSALPAGHVSADSLLRARKVLIGAYFVIAAVYFFWRLTIFNPSYPLYSLLFYLSELVGFVWLAINLLSLLRFAPRASPPVKKGLAVDVYIPTYNEPASLVRRTVIAALRITYPHETWLLDDGNRPEMRLLAKELGCRYIARSDNKGAKAGNLNHAMAQTQGEFIVVFDADFIAAPEFLDRTLGYFTDPKLAFVQTPQEFYNFDSYQHLGHDRAHDLWSEHSLFFHAQQRGRDMHNAAMFCGSCAVLRRAALDDVGGFASSTVTEDMHTSTLLHANGWASVYHPETLSAGLAPHDAISFQRQRIRWAEGAMQIARQEGLFAGRMNLTFQQRMAYLLHVGNYIEGPRHVFLYIASAVTLVFYISPIKVSFAEWAVFFLPFLLVGLLAYKELSRGYTKVIKNEIFNMARCPALVRAFPALFSKKHIDFKITPKIREKPSPFLFPWFMLVINLIALGKAGYDEFFGTPRIDGWPIMIIVMWCCLGAWLAWNVCKLTHRCNRNRRSFSRFPVEIAVSLQNGQASVQAVVTELSDAGLSFKPQNALEALPEGLCQGVLSLCGHDIPFQVTLRPVKAGQKSGGILSWDTQRARDDYTYFMMMDRIRRLEEMKFPDNRTCIAPLARCF is encoded by the coding sequence ATGCAAAACCAGCAGGGATCAGATCGTCAAAAGCCGCCGCCGTATAAAGACAGTGCGCTGCCTGCCGGACATGTCTCCGCAGACAGCCTGCTGCGTGCGCGTAAAGTGCTGATCGGGGCGTATTTTGTGATCGCCGCGGTTTATTTTTTCTGGCGGCTGACGATTTTTAATCCGTCCTATCCGCTATATTCTTTGCTGTTTTACCTGTCCGAGCTGGTGGGCTTTGTCTGGCTGGCGATTAACCTGCTTAGCCTGCTGCGCTTTGCGCCGCGTGCATCGCCGCCCGTTAAAAAAGGGCTGGCGGTGGATGTCTATATTCCCACATATAATGAGCCCGCCAGCCTTGTGCGCCGCACCGTGATCGCGGCATTACGGATCACATACCCGCATGAGACATGGCTTTTGGATGACGGCAATCGGCCGGAAATGCGTCTTTTGGCAAAAGAGCTGGGTTGCCGTTATATCGCACGCAGTGACAATAAAGGGGCAAAGGCGGGAAATTTGAACCATGCCATGGCGCAGACGCAGGGCGAATTTATTGTGGTGTTTGATGCGGATTTCATTGCCGCGCCGGAATTTCTTGACCGGACATTGGGCTATTTCACCGACCCGAAACTGGCCTTTGTGCAAACGCCGCAGGAATTTTACAATTTTGACTCCTATCAGCATCTGGGGCATGACCGCGCACATGATCTCTGGTCGGAGCATTCCCTGTTTTTCCACGCACAGCAGCGCGGGCGTGACATGCATAATGCGGCCATGTTCTGCGGCAGCTGTGCCGTGTTACGCCGTGCGGCGCTGGATGATGTCGGCGGTTTTGCCTCCTCGACGGTGACGGAGGATATGCACACCTCGACCTTGCTGCATGCAAACGGCTGGGCATCGGTTTATCATCCGGAAACATTATCCGCAGGGCTTGCACCGCATGATGCCATCAGCTTTCAGCGTCAAAGGATACGCTGGGCGGAAGGTGCGATGCAGATTGCCCGTCAGGAGGGTCTGTTTGCCGGACGCATGAATCTGACTTTTCAGCAGCGCATGGCGTATCTGCTGCATGTGGGGAACTATATTGAAGGGCCGCGCCACGTCTTTCTGTATATCGCCTCTGCTGTGACGCTTGTTTTCTATATCTCGCCGATAAAAGTGAGCTTTGCCGAATGGGCGGTTTTTTTCCTGCCTTTCCTGCTGGTCGGATTGCTGGCCTATAAAGAGCTTTCGCGGGGTTATACCAAGGTTATCAAGAATGAAATATTCAATATGGCGCGCTGCCCCGCATTGGTGCGCGCTTTTCCGGCGCTATTCAGCAAGAAGCATATCGATTTTAAAATCACGCCGAAAATACGTGAGAAACCGTCTCCTTTTCTTTTTCCGTGGTTCATGCTGGTGATTAATCTGATTGCTCTTGGCAAGGCGGGCTATGATGAATTTTTCGGCACGCCGCGCATTGACGGCTGGCCGATTATGATCATTGTCATGTGGTGCTGTCTGGGGGCATGGCTGGCCTGGAATGTGTGCAAGCTGACGCACCGCTGTAACCGTAACCGCCGTTCTTTCAGCCGCTTTCCCGTAGAGATCGCGGTATCGCTGCAAAACGGGCAGGCATCTGTGCAGGCAGTTGTGACGGAGCTGTCCGATGCGGGGTTGAGTTTCAAGCCGCAAAATGCGCTAGAAGCGCTGCCGGAGGGGCTATGTCAGGGTGTTTTGTCGCTATGCGGTCACGATATTCCTTTTCAGGTCACTTTACGCCCTGTCAAAGCCGGGCAGAAATCCGGCGGTATTTTGTCATGGGATACGCAAAGAGCCCGTGATGATTACACATATTTTATGATGATGGACCGTATCCGCAGGCTGGAAGAGATGAAATTCCCCGATAACCGGACCTGTATTGCGCCCTTGGCACGGTGTTTCTAA
- the bcsS gene encoding cellulose biosynthesis protein BcsS encodes MLHKKAYAAATDDWLIQLGAFHSQALATQTWQKLNAKHAALLDGLTAEYQETGNDKGETLFRLRAGRFATRDEAKMRCDDLQKQGGACFVVKQPLPAPEQPPPADSTKGNAIIWGGADFTSKSFYSYLGSVYALSGQNIYSDSGFLLRTSLGYGQYKYNKIGFPNTEVSGSVRAADLMLGYKHAFDNGGVTLYLGGSIENHNLSANDAGNSVNGTHAGFAANMDAQIRPTDNITLMGMGSYASANQSYWSHFAAGYTFRSSPIGAVTIGPTAGIAGGKNYQQRRLGLSVSDINLGFANAFTYAGYSRDQNDSGSGYAGFGLDHSF; translated from the coding sequence ATGCTGCATAAGAAAGCCTATGCCGCCGCAACGGATGACTGGCTCATCCAATTAGGCGCCTTCCACAGCCAAGCCCTCGCGACGCAAACATGGCAAAAATTAAACGCAAAACACGCCGCCCTACTGGACGGCCTGACTGCTGAATATCAGGAAACCGGCAATGATAAAGGGGAAACCCTGTTCCGTCTGCGCGCCGGGCGGTTTGCAACGCGGGATGAAGCCAAAATGCGCTGCGATGATTTGCAAAAACAAGGCGGTGCATGTTTTGTTGTGAAACAGCCCCTTCCCGCGCCCGAACAGCCGCCGCCTGCCGACAGCACCAAGGGCAACGCCATTATCTGGGGCGGTGCCGATTTTACATCCAAATCATTTTACAGCTATCTCGGCAGCGTTTACGCGCTTTCAGGACAGAATATCTACAGCGACAGCGGCTTTTTGCTCAGAACCTCTCTGGGCTATGGCCAGTATAAATATAATAAAATCGGTTTTCCCAATACCGAAGTCAGCGGCAGTGTCAGAGCGGCTGATTTAATGCTCGGATACAAGCACGCTTTTGACAATGGCGGCGTGACCCTTTATCTGGGCGGCAGTATCGAAAATCACAACCTGTCCGCCAATGATGCGGGGAACAGCGTGAACGGCACGCATGCGGGCTTTGCCGCCAATATGGACGCACAGATAAGACCGACCGACAATATCACCTTGATGGGCATGGGCTCATATGCTTCTGCGAACCAGAGCTATTGGTCGCATTTTGCCGCAGGTTATACATTCAGATCCAGCCCCATCGGCGCTGTCACAATCGGCCCCACAGCCGGTATTGCAGGCGGTAAAAACTACCAGCAAAGACGTCTCGGCCTCTCCGTATCAGACATCAATCTGGGCTTTGCCAATGCCTTTACCTATGCGGGTTACAGCCGCGATCAAAACGACAGCGGCAGCGGCTATGCCGGCTTCGGGCTTGATCACAGTTTTTAG